Proteins encoded together in one Coffea arabica cultivar ET-39 chromosome 2c, Coffea Arabica ET-39 HiFi, whole genome shotgun sequence window:
- the LOC140035205 gene encoding uncharacterized protein, with translation MSTEEGVVMVVEDSISCGSAPGSAPGSPKNRVKFLCSHGGKILPRPADGHLKYVGGETRVISVSRDIKFSELMKKLTYLIEEEMVLKYQLVQEDLDALVSVKTDEDLKHMFSEHDRYESAGSPRLRAFLFPANPVVVENYMDAIAVEQRYIDAINGIVRAPPSSGTKLHHPTLTVHPAPGPSLGISSACSSPRSPESCNTDGNAHEPMLQSSYHSTRMHMHRVQSSPTVCNLTTGLQQQNSASGLQLYPQNYYQTIRQGFHQGYQYPSKPPADGHKCAGPERLISVRSVGRAEGTRYQVDHGPLYYQSAPRHTRGGGCCSKCLHYDEYGAALEKRMERGSSLSPSPIPLSPRQGHMFVKPWDAAVGGES, from the exons atgTCAACAGAAGAAGGTGTGGTTATGGTGGTGGAGGATAGCATTAGCTGTGGTTCAGCACCAGGGTCTGCCCCTGGTTCCCCAAAGAATAGGGTCAAGTTTCTGTGCAGCCATGGTGGCAAAATCCTTCCCAGGCCAGCAGATGGTCACCTCAAATATGTTGGGGGTGAGACCCGCGTCATCTCTGTCTCTCGAGATATCAAATTCTCAG AACTTATGAAGAAGCTCACATACCTGATCGAAGAAGAGATGGTGCTCAAATATCAGTTGGTCCAGGAGGATCTTGATGCCCTGGTTTCGGTGAAGACTGATGAGGACCTGAAGCACATGTTCAGCGAACATGACCGGTATGAAAGTGCAGGGTCCCCGAGGCTTCGAGCCTTCCTCTTCCCGGCAAACCCTGTTGTGGTGGAGAATTACATGGACGCTATTGCGGTCGAGCAGCGATACATTGATGCGATCAATGGCATTGTTCGCGCCCCGCCCTCATCAGGCACTAAGCTGCATCACCCAACTCTCACTGTACATCCTGCCCCTGGGCCTTCCTTAGGCATATCTTCTGCCTGCTCTTCCCCAAGATCACCTGAGAGCTGCAACACCGATGGAAATGCCCATGAACCCATGCTCCAGAGCAGCTATCACAGCACCCGAATGCACATGCACAGGGTCCAGAGCTCACCTACTGTCTGCAACCTTACTACTGGTCTTCAGCAGCAGAACAGTGCTTCCGGTCTTCAGCTGTATCCTCAGAATTACTACCAAACCATCAGGCAAGGCTTTCACCAGGGCTATCAATATCCTAGCAAACCACCTGCCGATGGCCATAAATGTGCGGGACCGGAAAGGCTGATCTCGGTTAGATCTGTTGGTCGGGCGGAAGGCACAAGATACCAGGTGGATCACGGTCCCCTCTACTACCAATCGGCCCCCAGGCACACCAGAGGCGGTGGGTGCTGCTCCAAATGCCTGCATTATGATGAGTATGGTGCTGCTTTGGAGAAAAGAATGGAAAGAGGAAGTAGTCTCTCTCCCAGCCCAATTCCCCTCAGTCCTCGCCAGGGCCACATGTTCGTCAAACCATGGGATGCTGCAGTAGGGGGTGAGAGCTGA
- the LOC140035204 gene encoding stromal 70 kDa heat shock-related protein, chloroplastic-like isoform X2: MRMEMSSSTALLSAKCLLLKKFLLRYTLICVLRKLVDDASKFLNDKVTKAVVTVPAYFNDSQRTATKDAGRIAGLEVLRIINEPTAASLAYGFEKKNNETILVFDLGGGTFDVSVLEVGDGVFEVLSTSGDTHLGGDDFDKRIVDWLADNFKKDEGIDLLKDKQALQRLTETAEKAKMELSSLTQTNISLPFITATADGPKHIETTLARAKFEELCSDLLDRLKRPVQNSLSDAKLSFSDIDEVILVGGSTRIPAVQEVVKKLTGKDPNVTVNPDEVVALGAAVQAGVLAGDVSDIVLLDVTPLSLGLETLGGVMTKIIPRNTTLPTSKSEVFSTAADGQTSVEINVLQGEREFVRDNKSLGSFRLDGIPPAPRGVPQIEVKFDIDANGILSVAAVDKGSGKKQDITITGASTLPSDEVERMVKEAEKFSREDKEKRDAIDTKNQADSIVYQTEKQLKEFGDKVPAAVKEQVEAKVGELKDAISGDSTQAIKDAMAALNQEVMKLGSSVYGKPGESPDAGAAPGTEPGPSGKGNDGDVIDADFTDSK, from the exons ATGAGAATGGAAATGTCAAGCTCGACTGCCCTGCTATCGGCAAAATGTTTGCTGCTGAAGAAATTTCTGCTCAGGTACACATTGATATGT GTTTTGAGAAAGCTTGTTGATGATGCCTCAAAGTTTTTGAATGACAAGGTTACTAAAGCTGTGGTTACAGTTCCAGCATACTTTAATGATTCTCAGAGAACAGCAACAAAAGATGCTGGTCGAATTGCTGGCTTGGAGGTTCTTCGAATTATAAATGAACCTACCGCTGCCTCTTTGGCTTACGGTTTTGAAAAGAAGAACAACGAAACTATTCTAGTTTTTGACCTAGGAGGTGGCACATTTGATGTTTCAG TTCTTGAAGTTGGTGATGGAGTATTTGAGGTTCTTTCAACTTCTGGAGATACTCATCTTGGTGGTGATGATTTTGACAAG AGAATTGTGGATTGGCTTGCTGATAATTTTAAGAAGGATGAAGGGATAGATCTTCTGAAGGACAAACAAGCTCTTCAGCGTTTAACTGAAACAGCTGAAAAGGCTAAGATGGAACTGTCATCTTTAACACAAACAAACATCAG TTTGCCTTTCATTACAGCCACGGCAGATGGTCCCAAACACATAGAAACCACTCTTGCTCGTGCAAAATTTGAGGAGCTTTGCTCAGATTTGCTTGATAG GCTAAAACGACCAGTTCAGAATTCCCTGAGCGATGCAAAGCTTTCTTTTAGTGATATAGATGAGGTGATCCTTGTTGGTGGGTCAACACGTATTCCTGCTGTTCAGGAGGTTGTCAAGAAACTGACTGGAAAGGATCCTAACGTGACAGTCAATCCTGATGAAGTTGTTGCTCTTGGAGCTGCTGTGCAG GCTGGTGTTTTGGCTGGAGATGTCAGTGATATTGTACTTCTGGATGTAACGCCTTTGTCTCTGGGGTTAGAAACTCTTGGTGGTGTGATGACAAAAATCATTCCAAGAAATACAACCCTTCCCACATCAAAATCAGAGGTTTTCTCAACAGCTGCTGATGGCCAGACTAGTGTTGAAATCAATGTCCTTCAAGGTGAAAGAGAGTTTGTAAGGGACAACAAATCATTAGGCAGCTTCCGTCTGGATGGGATACCACCTGCCCCACGAGGAGTTCCTCAAATTGAAGTTAAATTTGACATTGATGCAAATGGAATTCTTTCTGTCGCTGCAGTTGATAAAGGCAGTGGGAAGAAGCAAGATATCACCATCACAGGTGCCAGCACGTTGCCCAGTGATGAG GTGGAGAGAATGGTTAAAGAAGCTGAAAAGTTTTCCAGGGAGGACAAGGAGAAGAGGGATGCCATAGACACAAAGAACCAGGCAGATTCTATTGTATACCAGACTGAGAAGCAGCTGAAGGAATTTGGTGACAAGGTTCCTGCAGCAGTAAAAGAGCAGGTTGAGGCGAAAGTTGGGGAACTCAAGGATGCAATCTCAGGTGACTCAACCCAGGCCATCAAAGATGCTATGGCTGCACTTAACCAGGAAGTAATGAAACTTGGTAGTTCAGTCTATGGCAAGCCTGGCGAGTCACCTGATGCTGGTGCAGCACCAGGCACTGAACCTGGGCCTTCAGGAAAGGGTAATGATGGAGACGTCATTGATGCTGATTTTACTGACAGCAAGTGA
- the LOC140035204 gene encoding stromal 70 kDa heat shock-related protein, chloroplastic-like isoform X1 → MASSTAQIHALGGSSARFSSANQTPNKPSKTLFYGQSINFRNRSDFGLKLKYARNSSSRRYNTAPLRVVAEKVVGIDLGTTNSAVAAMEGGKPTIVTNAEGQRTTPSVVAYAKNGDRLVGQIAKRQAVVNPENTFFSVKRFIGRKMSEVDEESKQVSYVVVRDENGNVKLDCPAIGKMFAAEEISAQVLRKLVDDASKFLNDKVTKAVVTVPAYFNDSQRTATKDAGRIAGLEVLRIINEPTAASLAYGFEKKNNETILVFDLGGGTFDVSVLEVGDGVFEVLSTSGDTHLGGDDFDKRIVDWLADNFKKDEGIDLLKDKQALQRLTETAEKAKMELSSLTQTNISLPFITATADGPKHIETTLARAKFEELCSDLLDRLKRPVQNSLSDAKLSFSDIDEVILVGGSTRIPAVQEVVKKLTGKDPNVTVNPDEVVALGAAVQAGVLAGDVSDIVLLDVTPLSLGLETLGGVMTKIIPRNTTLPTSKSEVFSTAADGQTSVEINVLQGEREFVRDNKSLGSFRLDGIPPAPRGVPQIEVKFDIDANGILSVAAVDKGSGKKQDITITGASTLPSDEVERMVKEAEKFSREDKEKRDAIDTKNQADSIVYQTEKQLKEFGDKVPAAVKEQVEAKVGELKDAISGDSTQAIKDAMAALNQEVMKLGSSVYGKPGESPDAGAAPGTEPGPSGKGNDGDVIDADFTDSK, encoded by the exons ATGGCCTCCTCAACTGCTCAAATTCACGCTCTCGGTGGTTCTTCTGCTCGTTTCTCATCAGCGAACCAAACCCCAAACAAACCCTCTAAAACCCTCTTCTACGGTCAATCCATAAACTTCAGAAACAGGTCGGATTTTGGACTCAAACTCAAGTATGCCAGGAATAGCAGCAGCCGGAGGTACAACACCGCCCCGCTGCGGGTGGTGGCGGAGAAAGTGGTGGGGATTGACCTCGGGACGACCAACTCGGCGGTGGCGGCGATGGAGGGGGGTAAGCCGACTATTGTGACGAATGCCGAAGGGCAGCGGACGACGCCGTCCGTGGTGGCCTATGCTAAGAATGGGGATCGGCTTGTTGGTCAAATTGCTAAGCGCCAGGCTGTCGTGAATCCCGAGAATACTTTCTTCTCGGTCAAGAGGTTTATCGGAAGGAAAATGTCGGAGGTGGACGAGGAGTCTAAGCAAGTTTCGTACGTTGTGGTGAGGGATGAGAATGGAAATGTCAAGCTCGACTGCCCTGCTATCGGCAAAATGTTTGCTGCTGAAGAAATTTCTGCTCAG GTTTTGAGAAAGCTTGTTGATGATGCCTCAAAGTTTTTGAATGACAAGGTTACTAAAGCTGTGGTTACAGTTCCAGCATACTTTAATGATTCTCAGAGAACAGCAACAAAAGATGCTGGTCGAATTGCTGGCTTGGAGGTTCTTCGAATTATAAATGAACCTACCGCTGCCTCTTTGGCTTACGGTTTTGAAAAGAAGAACAACGAAACTATTCTAGTTTTTGACCTAGGAGGTGGCACATTTGATGTTTCAG TTCTTGAAGTTGGTGATGGAGTATTTGAGGTTCTTTCAACTTCTGGAGATACTCATCTTGGTGGTGATGATTTTGACAAG AGAATTGTGGATTGGCTTGCTGATAATTTTAAGAAGGATGAAGGGATAGATCTTCTGAAGGACAAACAAGCTCTTCAGCGTTTAACTGAAACAGCTGAAAAGGCTAAGATGGAACTGTCATCTTTAACACAAACAAACATCAG TTTGCCTTTCATTACAGCCACGGCAGATGGTCCCAAACACATAGAAACCACTCTTGCTCGTGCAAAATTTGAGGAGCTTTGCTCAGATTTGCTTGATAG GCTAAAACGACCAGTTCAGAATTCCCTGAGCGATGCAAAGCTTTCTTTTAGTGATATAGATGAGGTGATCCTTGTTGGTGGGTCAACACGTATTCCTGCTGTTCAGGAGGTTGTCAAGAAACTGACTGGAAAGGATCCTAACGTGACAGTCAATCCTGATGAAGTTGTTGCTCTTGGAGCTGCTGTGCAG GCTGGTGTTTTGGCTGGAGATGTCAGTGATATTGTACTTCTGGATGTAACGCCTTTGTCTCTGGGGTTAGAAACTCTTGGTGGTGTGATGACAAAAATCATTCCAAGAAATACAACCCTTCCCACATCAAAATCAGAGGTTTTCTCAACAGCTGCTGATGGCCAGACTAGTGTTGAAATCAATGTCCTTCAAGGTGAAAGAGAGTTTGTAAGGGACAACAAATCATTAGGCAGCTTCCGTCTGGATGGGATACCACCTGCCCCACGAGGAGTTCCTCAAATTGAAGTTAAATTTGACATTGATGCAAATGGAATTCTTTCTGTCGCTGCAGTTGATAAAGGCAGTGGGAAGAAGCAAGATATCACCATCACAGGTGCCAGCACGTTGCCCAGTGATGAG GTGGAGAGAATGGTTAAAGAAGCTGAAAAGTTTTCCAGGGAGGACAAGGAGAAGAGGGATGCCATAGACACAAAGAACCAGGCAGATTCTATTGTATACCAGACTGAGAAGCAGCTGAAGGAATTTGGTGACAAGGTTCCTGCAGCAGTAAAAGAGCAGGTTGAGGCGAAAGTTGGGGAACTCAAGGATGCAATCTCAGGTGACTCAACCCAGGCCATCAAAGATGCTATGGCTGCACTTAACCAGGAAGTAATGAAACTTGGTAGTTCAGTCTATGGCAAGCCTGGCGAGTCACCTGATGCTGGTGCAGCACCAGGCACTGAACCTGGGCCTTCAGGAAAGGGTAATGATGGAGACGTCATTGATGCTGATTTTACTGACAGCAAGTGA
- the LOC140035550 gene encoding uncharacterized protein: MENKREWMQKYTGKVCPKILKKLEKVKTASSACIATPSGDWNYEVRCMYGDRYTVNLASRTCSCRRWELNGIPCAHAISAIALTKESPENFVHECYSKEAYMKAYGPIIYPLNGEHLWKDLKQGPVLPPETIKLPGRPKKKV, translated from the exons ATGGAGAATAAGAGGGAGTGGATGCAGAAGTATACAGGAAAGGTATgtcccaaaattttaaaaaagttgGAAAAGGTAAAAACTGCTTCTAGTGCATGTATAGCTACACCTTCAGGGGACTGGAATTATGAGGTGAGATGTATGTATGGGGATAGGTACACTGTGAATTTGGCTAGCAGAACTTGTAGTTGTAGAAGGTGGGAACTAAATGGCATTCCTTGTGCTCATGCAATAAGTGCCATTGCTTTGACAAAGGAGTCTCCCGAGAACTTTGTTCATGAATGCTACTCAAAAGAGGCCTATATGAAGGCATATGGGCCTATAATATATCCTCTCAATGGTGAGCATTTGTGGAAGGATTTGAAACAGGGGCCTGTCCTACCACCTGAAACCATCAAGCTTCCTGGCCGGCCAAAGAAG AAAGTGTAA